From Pseudomonas vanderleydeniana, the proteins below share one genomic window:
- a CDS encoding DUF962 domain-containing protein codes for MKNLVEHLSQYAAYHRDPRNIASHFIGIPLIVIAVATLLSRPGWPVAGLWLTPAVLLTVASAWFYLRLEVALGVLMTVLLGLSVWLGQTIAAQSTMVWLSAGIGLFVVGWVIQFIGHYYEGRKPAFVDDISGLIVGPLFVVAELAFLLGLRKALKQEIEARAGVVQLREKRAAA; via the coding sequence ATGAAAAACCTCGTCGAGCATCTCAGTCAATATGCGGCGTACCACCGTGATCCGCGGAATATTGCCAGCCATTTCATCGGAATCCCGCTGATCGTGATCGCCGTCGCGACCCTGCTGTCGCGCCCTGGATGGCCGGTGGCCGGGCTCTGGCTGACCCCTGCGGTACTTCTGACGGTGGCTTCGGCATGGTTCTACCTGCGCCTGGAAGTGGCCCTCGGGGTGCTGATGACGGTGCTGCTGGGCCTATCCGTTTGGCTAGGCCAGACGATCGCCGCACAGAGCACGATGGTCTGGTTGAGCGCCGGGATCGGTCTGTTCGTGGTCGGCTGGGTGATCCAGTTCATCGGGCATTACTACGAGGGACGCAAGCCGGCGTTCGTCGACGACATCAGCGGGCTGATCGTCGGGCCGTTGTTCGTGGTCGCCGAGCTGGCGTTCCTGCTGGGGCTGCGCAAGGCGCTCAAGCAGGAGATCGAGGCGCGGGCGGGGGTGGTGCAGTTGCGCGAGAAGCGCGCGGCGGCCTGA
- a CDS encoding Crp/Fnr family transcriptional regulator yields MEVSAWRSRLLTGHWFSNLPAHLQDSLLAAAKGRRLTPGQRLFKRGDPPCGLYAVLEGSVRVGAVSEKGKEALLSVIELPYWFGEISLFDGLPRTHDAYAVGHTILLQVPQGVLLQLLDEHPEYWRHFALLMSQKLRLTFIGLEQLSLLPARARLAHRLLQIAEGYGELNHSRQLIPLSQDQLASMLSLTRQTTNQILKGFQDEGIVHLNYGEIEIIDLARLRAAAES; encoded by the coding sequence ATGGAAGTATCTGCCTGGCGTTCACGCCTGCTGACGGGTCACTGGTTCAGCAATCTGCCGGCTCACTTGCAGGATAGCCTGCTGGCGGCGGCCAAGGGCCGGCGCCTGACGCCTGGCCAGCGGCTGTTCAAGCGCGGCGACCCGCCCTGCGGCCTTTACGCGGTGCTCGAAGGCTCGGTACGGGTCGGTGCGGTCAGCGAGAAGGGCAAGGAAGCCCTGCTGAGCGTGATCGAGTTGCCGTACTGGTTCGGCGAGATCTCGTTGTTCGACGGCCTGCCGCGTACCCACGACGCCTATGCGGTGGGCCATACCATCCTGCTGCAGGTGCCGCAGGGCGTGTTGCTGCAACTGCTGGATGAACATCCCGAGTACTGGCGGCATTTCGCCCTGTTGATGAGCCAGAAACTGCGGCTGACCTTCATCGGCCTGGAGCAGCTGAGCCTGCTGCCGGCCCGCGCGCGGCTGGCACACCGGCTGCTGCAGATCGCCGAGGGTTATGGCGAGCTCAACCACTCGCGACAATTGATCCCGCTGTCCCAGGACCAGTTGGCCTCGATGCTGTCACTGACGCGGCAGACGACCAACCAGATCCTCAAGGGGTTTCAGGACGAGGGCATCGTGCACCTGAACTATGGCGAAATCGAGATCATCGACCTGGCGCGCCTGCGGGCTGCCGCTGAAAGCTGA
- a CDS encoding AraC family transcriptional regulator, whose protein sequence is MPEPTSLSSWTRALRKQLDALGLDSASLCREAGVDPQLMDDPNARYPLSATTRLWQLAVANSGDPAIGLRVSRFVSPTTFHALGYALVASGSLREVFERIVRYHPVVSDALELELSREGERYCFYLRVPKDSPEPAPEAIDAFAAIYVRTCRNRLGREYAPLAVHLRRTEPADPKPWHTVFRAPVYFAAAEDRLEFACSDFDSHLDDANPELAEHNEAVLNRTLAQLKPLTWERKVRQAIEAQLPEGEPSAERIAQALHLSLRSLQRHLADEGCRYDTLLNECRENLALLHLRDPQCSLSEISYLLGFADTSSFSRAFKRWTGLTPGQFRDGLR, encoded by the coding sequence ATGCCTGAACCGACCTCGCTTTCCAGCTGGACCCGCGCCCTGCGCAAGCAGCTCGACGCCCTTGGACTCGACAGCGCATCCCTGTGCCGCGAGGCCGGGGTCGACCCGCAGCTGATGGACGATCCCAACGCCCGCTACCCGCTGTCGGCCACCACCCGCCTGTGGCAACTGGCGGTCGCAAACAGCGGCGACCCGGCAATCGGCCTGCGGGTGTCGCGGTTCGTCAGCCCGACCACCTTTCATGCCCTCGGTTATGCGCTGGTCGCCAGCGGCAGCCTGCGCGAGGTATTCGAACGGATCGTGCGGTATCACCCGGTGGTCAGCGACGCCCTGGAGCTGGAACTGAGCCGTGAAGGCGAGCGCTACTGCTTCTACCTGCGGGTCCCCAAGGACAGCCCCGAGCCGGCCCCGGAAGCCATCGACGCGTTCGCGGCGATCTACGTACGCACCTGCCGCAACCGCCTGGGCCGCGAATATGCGCCACTGGCCGTGCACTTGCGGCGCACCGAACCGGCCGATCCCAAGCCCTGGCACACGGTGTTCCGCGCACCGGTGTACTTCGCCGCCGCCGAGGATCGCCTGGAGTTCGCCTGCAGCGACTTCGACAGCCACCTGGACGACGCCAACCCGGAGCTGGCCGAACACAACGAGGCAGTGCTCAATCGCACCCTGGCGCAGCTCAAGCCGCTGACCTGGGAACGCAAGGTGCGCCAGGCCATCGAGGCGCAGTTGCCGGAAGGCGAACCGTCGGCCGAACGCATCGCCCAGGCCCTGCACCTGAGCCTGCGCAGCCTGCAGCGGCACCTGGCCGACGAGGGCTGCCGCTATGACACGCTGCTCAACGAATGCCGGGAGAACCTGGCGCTGCTGCACCTGCGCGATCCGCAGTGCTCACTGAGTGAAATCAGCTACCTGCTGGGGTTTGCCGATACCAGCAGCTTCAGCCGGGCATTCAAGCGCTGGACCGGGCTCACGCCGGGGCAGTTTCGCGACGGTTTGCGTTGA
- a CDS encoding fatty acid desaturase: MEGVCASPQAANIQAMDDQQRSARIREVVLARGVELRRRYPLLNHQDALGAGILAFALAGMIGSAALYIEGYLAWWACLLINAFLASLTHELEHDLIHSMYFRKQRVPHNLMLALVWLARPSTINPWVRRHLHLNHHKVSGTEADMEERAITNGEPWGLARLLMVGDNVMSALIRAGRAKTWAHRRSILKRVALVYAPLALLHWGAWYVFLGFHGANGVAALLGGSIDWSAGTLATMRVIDIAAVVIIGPNVLRTFCLHFISSNMHYYGDVEPGNVIQQTQVLNPWWLWPLQAFCFNFGSTHGIHHFVVKEPFYIRQLTAPVAHQVMAEMGVRFNDFGTFGRANRFVREDRGSVQEVSRARA; this comes from the coding sequence ATGGAAGGTGTTTGCGCAAGTCCCCAGGCCGCGAATATTCAGGCCATGGACGATCAGCAGCGTTCCGCGCGCATTCGTGAGGTGGTGCTGGCCCGTGGCGTCGAGCTGCGCCGGCGCTACCCGCTGCTCAACCACCAGGACGCCCTCGGCGCGGGCATCCTGGCCTTTGCCCTGGCCGGCATGATCGGCTCGGCGGCGCTCTACATCGAGGGTTACCTGGCGTGGTGGGCGTGCCTGCTGATCAACGCCTTCCTGGCTTCGCTGACCCACGAGCTGGAGCACGACCTGATCCACAGCATGTATTTCCGTAAGCAGCGCGTGCCGCACAACCTGATGCTGGCGCTGGTCTGGCTGGCACGGCCGAGCACCATCAACCCGTGGGTGCGCCGTCACCTGCACCTCAACCATCACAAGGTCTCGGGCACCGAGGCCGACATGGAGGAACGGGCGATCACCAACGGCGAACCCTGGGGCCTGGCGCGGCTGCTGATGGTCGGCGACAACGTCATGTCGGCGCTGATCCGCGCGGGGCGGGCGAAGACCTGGGCGCACCGGCGCAGCATCCTCAAGCGCGTGGCGTTGGTCTATGCACCGCTGGCGCTGCTGCACTGGGGGGCGTGGTATGTGTTCCTGGGCTTCCATGGCGCCAACGGCGTCGCCGCGTTGCTGGGCGGTTCGATCGACTGGTCGGCCGGGACCCTGGCGACGATGCGGGTGATCGACATCGCCGCGGTGGTGATCATCGGGCCGAACGTGTTGCGCACCTTCTGCCTGCATTTCATCAGCTCGAACATGCACTACTACGGTGACGTCGAGCCGGGCAACGTGATCCAGCAGACCCAGGTGCTCAACCCCTGGTGGCTCTGGCCGTTGCAGGCGTTCTGCTTCAACTTCGGCAGCACCCACGGCATTCATCACTTCGTGGTCAAGGAACCGTTCTATATCCGCCAACTGACCGCGCCGGTGGCGCACCAGGTGATGGCCGAGATGGGCGTGCGCTTCAATGATTTCGGCACGTTTGGCCGGGCGAATCGCTTTGTGCGCGAGGATCGGGGCAGTGTACAAGAGGTGAGCCGCGCTCGGGCCTGA
- a CDS encoding arylsulfatase, which translates to MAQRPNFLVILADDLGFSDLGAFGGEIATPNLDALAHGGLRLTDFHTAPTCSPTRSMLLTGTDHHIAGIGTMAEALTPELIGKPGYEGYLNDRVVALPELLRESGYQTWISGKWHLGLTAEQAPHARGFQRSFSLLPGAANHYGFEPTYDETTPGLLKSTPALYIEDQDFVEQLPEDFYSSDAFADKLLQYLKERDQSQPFFAYLPFSAPHWPLQAPAEVVARYKGRYDAGPEVLRRERLEKLRQLGLIDSEIEPHPLLGLTAEWKSLSEEQRQRSARAMEVYAAMVERMDWNIGRVVDYLRKQGLLDNTFILFMSDNGAEGALLEAFPKFGPELLGYLDRHYDNSLENIGRANSYVWYGPAWAQAATAPSRLFKAFTTEGGIRVPALLHYPPLTRPGQISHGFATVMDITPTLLDLAGVRHPGKRWHGRNVAPLRGKSWLGFLSGETAQVHDEHTVTGWELFGRRAIRQGHWKAVYIPGPVGPATWQLYDLSQDPGEIHDLAEVRPERLQALIGHWQQYVEETGVILSASPFQPD; encoded by the coding sequence ATGGCGCAACGCCCGAATTTCCTGGTGATCCTGGCCGACGACCTCGGTTTTTCCGACCTCGGCGCCTTCGGTGGCGAGATCGCCACGCCGAATCTCGATGCGCTGGCCCATGGCGGCCTGCGCCTGACCGACTTCCACACCGCACCGACCTGCTCGCCGACCCGGTCGATGCTGCTGACCGGCACCGACCACCATATCGCCGGCATCGGCACCATGGCCGAGGCGCTGACCCCGGAGCTGATCGGCAAGCCAGGCTACGAGGGCTATCTCAACGATCGCGTGGTGGCGCTGCCCGAACTGCTGCGCGAGTCCGGCTACCAGACCTGGATCAGCGGCAAGTGGCACCTGGGCCTGACCGCCGAACAGGCGCCGCATGCCCGCGGTTTCCAGCGCTCGTTCTCGTTGCTGCCCGGTGCCGCCAACCACTACGGTTTCGAGCCGACCTACGACGAGACCACCCCGGGACTGCTCAAGTCGACCCCGGCGCTGTACATCGAGGACCAGGATTTCGTCGAGCAACTGCCAGAGGATTTCTACTCCTCCGACGCCTTCGCCGACAAGCTGCTGCAGTACCTCAAGGAACGCGACCAGAGCCAGCCGTTCTTCGCCTACCTGCCGTTTTCCGCGCCGCACTGGCCGTTGCAGGCACCGGCCGAGGTGGTCGCTCGCTACAAGGGCCGCTATGACGCTGGCCCTGAAGTCCTGCGCCGGGAGCGCCTGGAAAAACTCCGGCAGTTGGGGCTGATCGACAGCGAGATAGAACCGCACCCGCTGCTCGGTCTCACCGCCGAGTGGAAGTCGCTGAGCGAGGAACAGCGCCAGCGCTCGGCGCGGGCGATGGAGGTCTATGCGGCGATGGTCGAGCGGATGGACTGGAACATCGGCCGGGTCGTGGATTACCTGCGCAAACAGGGCCTGCTGGACAACACCTTCATCCTGTTCATGTCCGACAACGGCGCCGAGGGCGCCCTGCTGGAAGCCTTTCCCAAGTTCGGCCCGGAACTGCTCGGCTACCTGGACCGGCATTACGACAACAGCCTGGAGAACATCGGCCGGGCCAACTCCTACGTCTGGTACGGCCCGGCCTGGGCCCAGGCGGCCACAGCGCCGTCACGGCTGTTCAAGGCCTTCACCACCGAAGGCGGCATTCGCGTGCCGGCCTTGCTGCACTATCCGCCGCTGACCCGGCCCGGGCAGATCAGCCATGGCTTTGCCACGGTGATGGACATCACCCCGACCCTGCTCGACCTGGCTGGCGTGCGTCATCCGGGCAAGCGCTGGCACGGCCGGAATGTGGCGCCGTTGCGCGGCAAGTCGTGGCTGGGTTTCCTGTCCGGCGAGACTGCGCAGGTCCACGACGAGCACACCGTTACCGGTTGGGAGCTGTTCGGCCGCCGGGCGATTCGCCAGGGGCACTGGAAGGCGGTGTACATCCCCGGCCCGGTGGGCCCGGCGACCTGGCAACTGTATGACCTGAGCCAGGACCCGGGCGAGATCCACGACCTGGCCGAGGTCCGGCCGGAGCGGCTGCAGGCCCTGATCGGGCATTGGCAGCAATATGTCGAGGAAACCGGGGTGATCCTGAGCGCCTCGCCATTCCAGCCGGATTGA
- a CDS encoding ABC transporter ATP-binding protein, protein MNAPLVSFNQVGKSFDVDGAELQAIDNFSLDIAEGEFVAIVGSSGCGKSTLLRLLVGLDTAFRGEIRIDGQLIDGIGSERGIVFQEHRLFPWLTVEDNIGLGLVNEALGNDERQRRIRDFIQLVGLADFARAYPHQLSGGMAQRVAIARGLVASPRILLLDEPFGALDALTRQQMQDELLAIRERASITTLLVTHDVEEAIFLADRVVVMEPRPGRIKRVVEIALPHPRQRSGFDFHRLREELLHELTRDDHYQPPAPEQIRDLPLTFIAC, encoded by the coding sequence ATGAACGCACCCTTGGTCAGCTTCAACCAGGTCGGCAAATCCTTCGACGTCGACGGCGCCGAACTGCAGGCCATCGACAATTTCAGCCTGGACATCGCCGAGGGCGAATTCGTCGCCATCGTTGGCTCCAGCGGCTGCGGCAAGTCCACCCTGCTACGCCTGCTGGTCGGCCTGGACACCGCCTTTCGCGGCGAGATTCGCATCGACGGCCAGTTGATCGACGGCATCGGCAGCGAGCGCGGCATCGTCTTCCAGGAACATCGGCTGTTTCCCTGGCTGACGGTCGAGGACAACATCGGCCTGGGCCTGGTCAACGAAGCGCTGGGCAACGACGAACGCCAGCGACGCATCCGTGACTTCATCCAGTTGGTTGGCCTGGCCGACTTCGCCCGCGCCTACCCGCACCAGCTGTCCGGCGGCATGGCCCAACGCGTGGCGATCGCCCGTGGACTGGTGGCCAGCCCGCGCATCCTGTTGCTGGACGAACCGTTCGGCGCCCTCGACGCACTGACCCGCCAGCAGATGCAGGATGAGCTGCTGGCGATCCGCGAGCGCGCCAGCATCACCACGCTGCTGGTCACCCACGACGTGGAAGAGGCGATTTTCCTCGCCGACCGGGTGGTGGTGATGGAGCCGCGCCCCGGACGGATCAAGCGCGTGGTCGAGATCGCCCTGCCCCATCCGCGCCAGCGCAGCGGCTTCGACTTCCATCGCCTGCGCGAGGAACTGCTGCACGAGCTGACCCGCGACGATCACTACCAGCCGCCTGCGCCCGAACAGATCCGCGACCTGCCCCTGACCTTCATCGCCTGCTGA
- a CDS encoding ABC transporter permease → MARVSLLSLPLTLPPDGNRKPWPNLGQRLLPWLLPLALAALWWTASRQHWMSEQVLPSPALVAQSALELGSGELWSHLWISLQRLLYGLLAGVGIGALFGASLGFSRRAERLVLPTFNALAQIPTLAWIPLFMVFFGIGELLKLVVLIKAIVVPVTLHTLVGVRDAQPRLREAAVVLRLSPYLLVRRLILPAALPAFMAGLRLALAAGWTSLLAVELLASSEGIGYLMVYARQLFMLDIVFVCILVIGVIGVLMDRGIALLDRRLVHWPHPATAQIPRGPRYHGWQRLQPWLLPLTLLVLWQLASELEWVDGSILASPLAVLHGTWSGLLDGSLPGSLGLSLKRTFAGLLLGGSLGLGLGLLLGLSKTGERLLGPSLSALRQIAIFAWVPLITAWFGLGEWAKVVFVGLAAFFPLFIATQRSVAHLSPQLTEAARVLRLGLWQRLGKLVLPGAAPGIFAGLRLSLIYAWLGTLGAEYFMPSNGGIGSLMIGAQQLLRMDVIMAGMLVVGLTGALINLLGQRLETRATRWRHA, encoded by the coding sequence ATGGCCCGTGTTTCTCTCCTCAGCCTGCCGCTGACGCTGCCACCCGACGGGAACCGCAAACCGTGGCCCAACCTCGGCCAGCGTCTGTTGCCCTGGCTGCTGCCCCTGGCCCTCGCCGCCCTGTGGTGGACCGCCAGCCGCCAGCACTGGATGAGCGAGCAGGTCCTGCCGTCACCGGCGCTGGTCGCGCAGAGTGCCCTGGAGCTGGGCAGCGGCGAGTTGTGGAGCCACTTGTGGATAAGTCTGCAACGGCTGCTGTACGGGCTGCTCGCCGGGGTCGGCATCGGTGCGCTGTTCGGCGCCAGTCTCGGTTTCAGCCGCCGCGCCGAACGCCTGGTGCTCCCCACCTTCAACGCCCTGGCGCAGATTCCGACGCTGGCCTGGATTCCGCTGTTCATGGTGTTCTTCGGCATCGGCGAACTGCTCAAGCTGGTGGTGCTGATCAAGGCCATCGTGGTCCCCGTGACCCTGCACACCCTGGTCGGCGTGCGCGATGCCCAGCCGCGCCTGCGCGAAGCGGCGGTGGTGCTGCGGCTGTCGCCGTACCTGCTGGTGCGCCGGCTGATCCTGCCGGCCGCACTCCCCGCATTCATGGCCGGCCTGCGCCTGGCCCTGGCCGCCGGCTGGACCTCGCTGCTCGCGGTGGAACTGCTGGCCTCCAGCGAGGGTATCGGCTACCTGATGGTCTATGCCCGCCAGTTGTTCATGCTCGACATCGTCTTCGTCTGCATCCTGGTCATCGGTGTGATCGGCGTGCTGATGGATCGCGGCATCGCCCTGCTCGACCGGCGCCTGGTGCACTGGCCGCACCCGGCCACCGCGCAGATTCCCCGCGGTCCGCGCTACCACGGCTGGCAACGCCTGCAACCGTGGCTGCTGCCGCTGACGCTGCTGGTGCTCTGGCAACTGGCGAGCGAACTCGAGTGGGTCGACGGCAGCATCCTCGCCAGCCCCCTGGCGGTGCTGCATGGCACCTGGAGCGGCCTGCTCGACGGCAGCCTGCCGGGCAGCCTCGGCCTGAGCCTGAAACGCACCTTCGCCGGCCTGTTGCTCGGCGGTTCGCTGGGCCTCGGCCTGGGCTTGCTGCTGGGGCTGTCGAAGACCGGCGAACGCCTGCTCGGCCCGAGCCTGTCGGCACTGCGCCAGATCGCGATCTTCGCCTGGGTGCCACTGATCACCGCCTGGTTCGGCCTGGGTGAATGGGCCAAGGTGGTGTTCGTCGGTCTCGCGGCGTTCTTCCCGCTGTTCATCGCCACCCAGCGCAGCGTCGCCCACCTCTCGCCCCAACTGACCGAGGCGGCCCGGGTGCTGCGCCTGGGCCTGTGGCAGCGGCTGGGCAAACTGGTCCTGCCCGGCGCCGCGCCAGGGATCTTCGCCGGGCTGCGCCTGAGCCTGATCTATGCCTGGCTGGGCACCCTCGGCGCCGAATACTTCATGCCGTCCAACGGCGGCATCGGCTCACTGATGATCGGCGCCCAGCAACTGCTGCGAATGGACGTGATCATGGCCGGCATGCTCGTGGTCGGTCTCACCGGCGCCCTGATCAACCTGCTCGGACAACGCCTTGAAACCCGCGCCACCCGCTGGAGACACGCATGA